Proteins found in one Balneola sp. genomic segment:
- a CDS encoding very short patch repair endonuclease has product MSIKYQEEPIKVPRFEESSGFYTTEDRSRLMSKIKRKNTKPEIILRKSLYELGFRYRIDFKGLPGRPDISNKSKKIAIFIDGEFWHGYNWEEKKKSIKSNREFWIPKIERNMQRDRENNRQLKEMDYHVLRFWEHEIKKHLDICVEEVFQYLRSG; this is encoded by the coding sequence ATGTCAATTAAGTATCAAGAAGAACCTATTAAAGTTCCTAGATTTGAAGAATCAAGTGGGTTTTATACAACTGAAGATAGAAGCAGGCTTATGTCAAAAATAAAACGAAAGAACACTAAGCCTGAAATTATTCTCCGGAAGTCTCTTTATGAGCTTGGGTTTAGGTATCGTATTGATTTCAAAGGCTTACCTGGGAGACCAGATATCTCTAACAAATCCAAAAAAATTGCAATTTTTATCGATGGCGAGTTCTGGCATGGATATAATTGGGAAGAAAAGAAAAAGTCAATCAAGTCAAATAGAGAATTTTGGATTCCAAAGATTGAAAGAAATATGCAGAGAGATAGGGAAAACAATAGACAACTAAAAGAAATGGATTATCATGTTCTTCGTTTTTGGGAACATGAAATAAAGAAACACTTAGACATTTGTGTAGAGGAAGTTTTTCAGTATTTGAGATCAGGTTAA
- a CDS encoding N-acetyltransferase has protein sequence MTDITLRPATLEDIPILQHWDEQPHVIAASGEDDEWEWEEEIAKDSPYVELFIAMLGDHPIGMVQIIDPANEETHYWGEVEQDLRAIDIWIGEADDLGKGYGAQMMNLAFDHCFSNPKVTAIIIDPLITNTDAIRFYKRLGFKFVEYRTFGEDECMVMRLERKN, from the coding sequence ATGACTGATATCACTTTACGCCCGGCTACTCTTGAAGACATTCCCATATTGCAACATTGGGATGAACAACCTCATGTAATTGCTGCTTCCGGAGAGGATGATGAATGGGAGTGGGAAGAAGAAATAGCCAAAGATTCTCCCTATGTAGAATTATTCATAGCCATGTTGGGAGATCACCCTATTGGAATGGTTCAAATCATTGATCCTGCAAATGAAGAAACTCATTACTGGGGAGAAGTAGAGCAGGACCTTCGTGCTATAGATATCTGGATAGGCGAAGCCGATGATTTGGGAAAAGGTTATGGCGCTCAAATGATGAACCTTGCATTCGATCATTGCTTCTCTAACCCTAAGGTAACCGCAATTATCATCGATCCTTTAATTACCAATACAGATGCAATAAGGTTCTATAAACGCCTTGGCTTCAAGTTTGTGGAATACCGCACTTTTGGTGAGGATGAGTGTATGGTGATGAGGTTGGAAAGAAAAAACTAG